In Hahella sp. KA22, one genomic interval encodes:
- a CDS encoding DUF6880 family protein has translation MSSDSQDLNNSRDLQRRLKKLSKSELTQLLLELHGRHEEVDAFIDLFLLRRSPAALSANLSERIQTIGQSRQFIRYGETFGYAAQLQQLLQDIDASLMEEYPLQACDILAEFITTHEKVFVRSDDSAGAISDVYREAVAMMARAIASARRRQRFPEGYWLSRFAEWRNKDACNLLLGLLASDKACFTDSELSQLAWRYERQLRQAVKKGLAPQDDYFREALAGLQGTAQAMNDPDLYAQAVKLAYPELSDFLKIELAENYLKASEPDKALACLDTPEAENPDLLKIRLQAYEQLGDRVNKREALQRLFNLEPTPEHLQALLQLAPREEREDIIDDAIQSAEQAGDGALAASLLLELQQPQRALALLQQQGAALQQYYHGDLLALAERFKEHRIGLGAILCYRALLEDILNRSYAKAYAYAADYMKELAELDAAAPDYKTAPDHGAFLAELRRAHPDKAGFWSRVDGSVLLRSV, from the coding sequence ATGTCCTCCGACTCTCAGGATCTTAATAATTCCCGCGATCTTCAGCGCCGCCTCAAAAAGCTGAGCAAAAGCGAGCTGACTCAGTTATTGCTGGAGTTGCACGGCAGACATGAAGAGGTGGACGCCTTTATTGACTTGTTCCTGCTCCGGCGCTCTCCCGCCGCGTTGTCCGCCAACCTGAGCGAGCGTATCCAGACGATTGGACAAAGTCGGCAGTTTATCCGCTATGGCGAAACCTTTGGTTATGCGGCGCAGTTACAGCAATTGCTGCAGGATATCGATGCGAGCCTGATGGAGGAATATCCGTTACAGGCCTGCGACATACTGGCGGAGTTCATCACCACTCACGAAAAAGTATTTGTGCGCAGCGACGACTCCGCCGGCGCCATCAGCGACGTTTATCGCGAAGCGGTCGCCATGATGGCCAGAGCCATTGCGTCAGCGCGGCGGCGTCAGCGCTTTCCTGAAGGCTATTGGTTAAGCCGTTTCGCCGAATGGCGCAATAAGGACGCCTGTAATCTCTTGCTTGGTTTATTGGCCTCAGACAAAGCCTGCTTTACTGACAGCGAGTTGAGTCAACTGGCCTGGCGTTATGAGCGCCAGCTGCGTCAGGCGGTGAAAAAAGGACTGGCGCCCCAGGACGATTACTTTCGCGAAGCCTTGGCCGGATTACAGGGAACAGCTCAGGCGATGAACGACCCGGACCTGTACGCCCAGGCGGTAAAGCTGGCCTATCCCGAACTGAGCGATTTCTTGAAGATCGAGCTGGCGGAAAATTATTTGAAAGCGTCCGAGCCGGACAAAGCGCTGGCCTGTCTGGACACACCAGAGGCAGAGAATCCGGACCTGCTGAAAATACGTCTACAGGCTTATGAACAACTCGGGGATCGCGTCAACAAGCGCGAGGCTCTGCAACGCCTGTTCAACCTGGAGCCGACGCCAGAACATTTGCAGGCGCTGCTGCAACTGGCTCCGCGCGAGGAGCGTGAAGACATTATCGACGACGCCATTCAAAGCGCGGAGCAGGCCGGCGACGGCGCATTGGCGGCCAGCTTGTTGTTGGAACTGCAACAGCCGCAAAGAGCGCTGGCGCTGTTGCAACAACAAGGCGCAGCGCTACAGCAGTATTACCATGGCGACCTGCTGGCGTTAGCGGAGCGATTCAAAGAGCACCGTATTGGTCTGGGCGCCATTCTTTGCTATCGCGCCCTGCTGGAGGATATTCTCAATCGCAGTTACGCCAAGGCTTACGCTTACGCCGCCGATTACATGAAAGAGCTGGCGGAGCTGGACGCCGCGGCGCCGGACTATAAAACTGCGCCTGACCACGGCGCGTTTCTGGCGGAGCTGCGTCGCGCGCACCCGGATAAAGCAGGATTCTGGAGCCGGGTGGATGGCTCTGTATTGCTGCGCAGCGTCTGA
- a CDS encoding LruC domain-containing protein, with product MRGYNRLALCLSLLAIHASVSATTVSKRLNDVIESRGVGNINVMDVAGSQPDLTSAELEAFRQDNDGRLVFAIDVNEAANGAEKASSQGVAINSLELIVETAGVTHVFTDFWSQSQTMLAPKGEQQRQLRYTLIGDTGSSRITPNTDSDIYGSDFDATVYVPVDLDLTGATSVTLNIQFMDTQVQLGDPEAFYDYSNGYEDIAILSAEDAAFLDQLQAGWLEAPLVIRPGDSDLTMASAQYFPSASQYYIVAFEDCYPDRGDYDFNDLVVAFRVNAGFNKYGKAVQIFGEGFLIAKGAEYDLDWGLSFNLGAISGAATTQVLSPDTGVAIEAESLTTTVSGQTDLALFTAIKSLWSPIAGAQFINTEPAQPIIQGPGFTFTIALDTPMETLSPGAFRPYLYVRPNFQTVYAGMDFVNDQGYPFGLILPDTWSPPTERTDMGLAYTDLVDYIESDGAAALDWHANKNPAQVMTIPRSSWQWR from the coding sequence ATGAGAGGTTACAACCGCCTTGCTTTATGCCTGTCGCTGTTGGCGATTCACGCGTCGGTCTCAGCAACCACCGTCTCCAAACGCCTGAATGATGTGATTGAATCACGGGGAGTAGGCAATATTAACGTCATGGACGTCGCTGGCAGCCAGCCAGACCTGACCAGCGCCGAGCTGGAGGCGTTCCGCCAGGATAATGACGGCCGCCTGGTCTTCGCCATCGACGTCAACGAAGCCGCTAACGGCGCCGAAAAAGCGTCATCCCAGGGCGTCGCCATCAACAGTCTGGAACTGATCGTCGAAACTGCCGGCGTCACTCATGTCTTCACTGACTTCTGGAGCCAGAGCCAAACTATGCTCGCCCCTAAAGGCGAGCAGCAGCGACAGTTGCGCTACACCCTGATTGGCGACACCGGGTCCAGCCGCATTACCCCCAATACCGACAGCGATATCTATGGTTCGGACTTCGACGCCACCGTTTATGTCCCCGTCGATCTTGATCTGACCGGGGCGACCTCGGTCACACTCAATATCCAATTCATGGATACGCAAGTGCAACTGGGCGACCCCGAAGCCTTCTACGATTACTCCAATGGATATGAAGACATCGCCATCCTCTCCGCCGAAGACGCTGCATTTCTGGATCAATTGCAGGCGGGCTGGCTGGAAGCGCCGTTAGTGATCAGGCCTGGAGATTCCGACCTGACGATGGCGAGCGCGCAATACTTTCCCAGCGCCAGCCAGTACTACATCGTCGCCTTTGAGGATTGTTATCCAGACCGGGGCGACTATGACTTCAATGATTTGGTGGTCGCTTTTCGCGTCAATGCGGGTTTCAACAAATACGGCAAAGCGGTGCAAATATTTGGCGAAGGTTTTCTGATCGCCAAAGGCGCGGAGTATGACCTGGATTGGGGACTGTCTTTCAATTTGGGAGCTATCAGCGGCGCCGCCACGACACAAGTGCTATCCCCCGATACAGGCGTAGCGATAGAGGCGGAAAGTCTTACAACGACGGTGTCCGGCCAGACTGACCTGGCTTTGTTCACCGCGATAAAGAGCTTATGGAGCCCCATCGCTGGCGCGCAGTTTATCAATACCGAACCGGCGCAACCCATCATTCAAGGGCCAGGCTTCACCTTCACGATTGCATTGGATACACCCATGGAGACATTATCTCCCGGCGCCTTCCGGCCCTATCTTTATGTGCGTCCTAACTTCCAGACCGTCTACGCCGGCATGGATTTCGTGAACGATCAGGGCTACCCCTTCGGCCTGATCCTACCGGACACTTGGTCGCCCCCCACGGAGCGCACCGACATGGGATTGGCCTATACGGATCTGGTTGACTATATCGAGTCCGATGGCGCCGCCGCGCTGGATTGGCACGCCAACAAAAATCCCGCTCAGGTAATGACTATCCCGCGCTCAAGCTGGCAATGGCGGTAA
- a CDS encoding YafY family protein has product MRRADRLFQIVTILRSRRGATTARIIAEQLEVSERTIYRDIQALMVSGVPIESEAGVGYRLMRGFTLPPLNFQEDELEALLLGMRMVQAWSDRAMGRAATHALQKILAELPSHLKRMGEQTQIYSPQFFVDAKTAQFGEELRAAIRQKTLIWVRYKRVDGVESERWLEPLGMFFWGRTWTLVAWCRLRKEYREFRLDRLLELRAAQETFETQKDKCLDHYLDRVTSLYNEYFQEHSRTDQPNPNE; this is encoded by the coding sequence ATGCGCAGAGCTGATCGTCTTTTTCAAATCGTGACCATTCTGCGCAGCCGGCGTGGGGCCACCACCGCCAGGATTATCGCAGAGCAGTTAGAGGTGTCGGAGCGCACTATCTATCGCGATATTCAGGCGCTGATGGTGTCCGGCGTGCCTATCGAAAGCGAAGCCGGCGTGGGATATCGGTTGATGAGGGGCTTCACCTTGCCGCCGCTCAACTTTCAAGAAGACGAACTGGAAGCGCTGCTGCTGGGAATGCGCATGGTGCAGGCCTGGAGCGATCGCGCCATGGGCCGCGCCGCCACTCACGCCTTGCAGAAGATTCTGGCGGAACTGCCCTCGCACCTGAAACGCATGGGCGAACAGACCCAGATTTATTCTCCACAATTCTTTGTCGACGCCAAAACCGCCCAGTTTGGCGAGGAGCTGCGCGCTGCCATCAGGCAAAAAACCTTGATCTGGGTGCGTTACAAACGGGTCGATGGGGTTGAAAGCGAACGCTGGCTGGAGCCGTTAGGCATGTTTTTCTGGGGGCGCACCTGGACCCTGGTCGCCTGGTGTCGTCTCAGGAAGGAATATCGCGAGTTTCGACTGGACCGTCTGCTGGAGCTCAGGGCCGCGCAAGAGACGTTCGAGACCCAAAAAGACAAATGTTTAGATCATTACCTGGATCGTGTAACCTCGCTGTATAACGAATACTTTCAGGAACATTCCAGAACAGATCAGCCCAATCCCAATGAGTGA
- a CDS encoding DUF924 family protein has translation MTKESGLQNALSLTADEVLRFWFEELSPADWFRKSDELDRRIAERFGALLTAARSGELAHWRDEPRGRLAEVIVLDQFSRNIYRDQAESFAADNMALALAQEAVRAGADRELRQEEKSFLYMPYMHSESAVVHEQAVRLFSQPGLENNLDFEHKHLAIIKRFGRYPHRNGILGRESTQEELTFLKEPGSGF, from the coding sequence ATGACGAAAGAGTCAGGTTTGCAAAATGCGCTGTCGCTGACCGCCGATGAGGTGCTGCGATTCTGGTTTGAAGAATTGAGCCCCGCGGACTGGTTTCGCAAAAGCGACGAGCTGGATCGACGCATCGCGGAACGCTTCGGCGCGTTACTGACTGCGGCAAGATCAGGGGAACTGGCGCATTGGCGCGACGAGCCTCGTGGACGCCTGGCGGAAGTGATCGTACTGGACCAGTTTTCCCGCAATATCTATCGCGATCAGGCTGAATCCTTCGCGGCGGACAATATGGCGCTGGCGCTGGCCCAGGAAGCTGTGCGAGCAGGGGCGGACAGGGAACTGCGGCAAGAAGAGAAAAGTTTTCTGTACATGCCTTACATGCATAGCGAATCCGCTGTGGTCCATGAACAGGCTGTGCGCTTGTTCAGCCAGCCTGGACTGGAGAACAACCTGGATTTTGAGCACAAGCACTTGGCGATTATCAAACGTTTTGGTCGTTATCCCCATCGCAACGGGATTTTGGGGCGTGAATCCACGCAGGAAGAGCTGACGTTTTTAAAGGAGCCTGGATCAGGCTTCTGA
- a CDS encoding class I SAM-dependent methyltransferase, which translates to MYCHDEEPSPLLVSWQDAFRDAPVAPVLDLACGHGRNGLWLARRGRDVVFADRDAEALDGIAEVLSQEGLPGRIWCIDLETRLPDLDDDSFSAILVFRYLHRPLFPLLRRALAPGGYLFYETFTWEQPQYGRPSNPDFLLQPGELRREFGAWDEVHYFEGVDPEKPQAISQWVGQKPRLAIAELPPLPA; encoded by the coding sequence ATGTATTGTCATGATGAAGAACCGTCGCCTTTACTGGTCAGTTGGCAAGATGCGTTTCGTGACGCGCCGGTAGCGCCGGTGCTTGATCTTGCCTGCGGACATGGCCGTAATGGGTTGTGGCTGGCGCGCCGGGGGCGGGACGTGGTCTTCGCCGACCGGGACGCTGAAGCGCTGGACGGCATCGCCGAGGTGTTGTCGCAGGAAGGGCTGCCGGGACGTATCTGGTGCATCGACCTGGAGACGCGCCTGCCGGACCTGGACGACGATAGTTTTTCCGCGATTCTGGTGTTCCGCTACCTGCATCGTCCGCTGTTTCCCTTGTTGAGACGCGCACTGGCCCCTGGCGGCTATCTCTTCTACGAAACGTTTACATGGGAGCAGCCGCAGTACGGCCGCCCCTCCAATCCTGACTTTCTATTGCAGCCCGGCGAATTGCGACGTGAGTTCGGCGCCTGGGATGAAGTGCATTATTTCGAGGGCGTAGACCCTGAGAAACCGCAGGCGATTTCTCAATGGGTCGGACAAAAGCCCCGCCTCGCCATAGCGGAATTACCGCCATTGCCAGCTTGA
- a CDS encoding PLP-dependent aminotransferase family protein: MEMNLYARLADQLADQIREGVFRVGDKLPSVRQMAKKQQVSISTVNTAYGVLEDRGWIEARPKSGYYVRKRKEDRLATPTQTRHTPKPRPANTSQLVMEVQRDAAARKGVSMSAAIPALDFPILKQVQRTFAQMARSKTFLGIGYDSPEGVREFRHQIARRAVDAGVFISPECIITSAGCQNAMALCLRVLTQPGDIVAVESPCYYGLLQMIETFGLKALEIPAHPQTGLSLEALQLALEKWPIKVVLTVATFSNPIGSLMPDERKAELVKILGRYDIPLIEDDVYGDLYFGDHRPKAVKAFDPDGRVLLCSSLSKTIDPQLRLGWVMPGRYFEAVSHRKFINSIALPTLPQMVMAEVLSQGMYDRHLRQARECYRQRFARLLDLVNEHFPEGTRISRPQGGLVAWFELPRKIDTTQLYHRAHAEGVMLAPGELFSISGQYRHCFRLNYAQGWSPERELAVRKIGQWVKEELQSS, translated from the coding sequence ATGGAAATGAATCTTTATGCGCGTCTGGCCGATCAGTTGGCGGATCAGATTCGCGAAGGCGTGTTCCGCGTCGGCGACAAACTCCCTTCCGTACGTCAAATGGCGAAAAAACAACAAGTCAGCATCTCCACCGTCAACACGGCGTACGGCGTTCTTGAGGATCGCGGCTGGATAGAGGCGCGTCCCAAGTCCGGCTACTACGTGCGCAAGCGCAAGGAGGACCGGCTCGCCACCCCGACGCAGACGCGCCACACGCCCAAACCCCGTCCGGCGAATACCTCACAGTTAGTCATGGAAGTGCAGCGCGACGCCGCCGCCCGCAAAGGGGTGAGCATGAGCGCGGCGATTCCCGCTCTGGACTTCCCTATTCTCAAGCAGGTACAGCGCACCTTCGCGCAAATGGCCCGCAGCAAGACGTTTCTGGGCATTGGCTACGACTCACCGGAAGGCGTACGTGAGTTTCGTCATCAGATCGCCCGCCGCGCCGTGGACGCAGGCGTGTTTATTTCCCCGGAATGCATCATCACCAGCGCTGGCTGCCAGAACGCCATGGCGTTATGTCTGCGGGTGCTGACCCAGCCTGGCGATATCGTGGCGGTGGAATCTCCCTGCTATTACGGTCTGCTGCAAATGATCGAGACCTTCGGCCTCAAGGCGCTGGAGATCCCCGCTCATCCGCAAACCGGCCTGAGCCTGGAGGCGTTGCAGCTGGCGCTGGAGAAATGGCCGATCAAAGTTGTGCTGACCGTCGCCACCTTCTCCAACCCCATTGGCTCGCTAATGCCCGATGAGCGCAAAGCGGAGCTGGTGAAAATTCTCGGCCGTTACGATATTCCGCTGATTGAGGATGACGTGTACGGCGACCTGTATTTCGGCGACCACCGGCCCAAAGCGGTCAAAGCGTTTGACCCGGACGGACGGGTGCTGCTGTGCTCCTCGCTATCGAAGACCATCGACCCGCAGTTGCGTCTAGGCTGGGTGATGCCGGGCCGCTATTTCGAAGCAGTCAGTCATCGCAAGTTCATCAACAGTATCGCCCTGCCTACCTTGCCGCAGATGGTGATGGCGGAAGTGCTCTCCCAAGGCATGTACGACCGCCACCTGAGACAGGCGCGCGAGTGCTATCGGCAACGCTTCGCTCGGCTGTTGGACCTGGTCAACGAACATTTTCCCGAAGGCACCCGCATCTCCCGTCCCCAGGGCGGACTGGTGGCCTGGTTCGAGCTGCCGCGAAAGATCGACACCACGCAACTGTATCACCGCGCCCATGCGGAAGGCGTCATGCTGGCGCCCGGCGAACTCTTCTCTATTTCAGGCCAGTATCGCCACTGTTTCCGCCTGAATTACGCCCAAGGCTGGTCGCCGGAACGGGAGCTGGCGGTGCGTAAGATCGGCCAGTGGGTGAAAGAAGAGCTACAGTCGTCCTGA
- a CDS encoding ABC transporter substrate-binding protein, which produces MKKTIINAIGMGVVLSAAFSLQAHAETLTISCGAVGAELELCKEGVKAWAEKTGNEVKVVSTPNSSSERLALYQQLLAAGSQDIDIFQIDVVWPGMLGQYFVDLKPFSNGAEKDHFESIVNNNTVDGKLVAMPWFTDAGVLYYRKDLLEKYNQQPPETWAQLEAAAKLVQDGERKAGNDKMWGFVWQGRAYEGLTCNATEWVASFNGGTVVDEKGKITINNPQAAKALSTAAGWIGTISPQGVTNYAEEESRGVFQSGNAVFMRNWPYAWSLAQAEDSAIKGKVGVVALPKGGEDGRRSATLGGWQLAVSKYAKNPKLSADLVMYLTSYEEQKRRAIKASYNPTINALYKDKDVLAATPFFGSLYETFVSGVPRPSSVTKSKYNQVSTAFFNAVHSVVSGKEKAEASLAQLEGQLRRFARNGKWK; this is translated from the coding sequence ATGAAAAAAACCATAATTAACGCTATTGGTATGGGTGTAGTTTTGTCCGCCGCTTTCAGCCTGCAAGCGCATGCGGAGACGCTGACCATTTCCTGCGGCGCTGTCGGCGCGGAACTGGAACTGTGTAAAGAGGGCGTCAAGGCCTGGGCGGAGAAAACCGGCAATGAGGTGAAAGTGGTGTCCACTCCCAACTCCTCATCCGAACGTCTGGCGCTGTACCAGCAATTGCTGGCCGCGGGCAGCCAGGATATCGACATTTTCCAGATCGACGTGGTGTGGCCGGGTATGCTGGGCCAATACTTCGTCGACCTCAAACCTTTCAGCAATGGCGCTGAGAAAGATCACTTCGAATCCATCGTCAACAACAACACTGTCGACGGCAAACTGGTGGCCATGCCCTGGTTTACTGACGCCGGCGTGCTGTATTACCGCAAAGACCTGTTGGAAAAATACAACCAGCAGCCTCCTGAAACCTGGGCGCAACTGGAAGCCGCTGCGAAACTGGTGCAGGACGGCGAACGCAAGGCCGGCAATGACAAAATGTGGGGCTTCGTCTGGCAGGGTCGGGCTTATGAAGGGTTGACCTGTAACGCGACGGAGTGGGTGGCCAGCTTCAACGGCGGCACAGTGGTGGACGAGAAAGGCAAGATCACCATCAATAACCCGCAGGCCGCCAAGGCCCTGAGCACCGCCGCCGGCTGGATTGGAACCATCAGTCCCCAGGGCGTAACCAACTACGCGGAAGAAGAATCCCGCGGCGTGTTCCAGTCTGGCAACGCTGTGTTTATGCGTAACTGGCCTTACGCCTGGTCGCTGGCGCAGGCGGAAGACAGCGCCATCAAAGGCAAAGTGGGCGTAGTCGCCCTGCCAAAAGGCGGTGAAGACGGTCGCCGCAGCGCTACTTTGGGCGGCTGGCAGCTGGCGGTGTCCAAGTACGCCAAGAACCCGAAACTATCCGCGGATCTGGTCATGTATCTGACCAGCTATGAAGAGCAGAAGCGTCGCGCTATCAAAGCGTCCTATAACCCCACCATCAACGCCCTGTACAAAGACAAGGACGTGCTGGCGGCGACGCCTTTCTTCGGCAGCCTTTATGAAACCTTCGTCAGCGGCGTGCCGCGTCCCTCCAGTGTGACCAAGAGCAAGTATAACCAGGTCAGCACCGCCTTCTTCAACGCCGTGCATAGCGTTGTATCCGGCAAGGAAAAAGCCGAAGCCAGTCTGGCTCAGTTGGAAGGCCAACTGCGTCGATTCGCCCGTAACGGAAAATGGAAATGA
- a CDS encoding glyoxalase superfamily protein — MNHATCRHVSETTLKNFKRDAKKIKRSQGISHAQALDLVAVEHGFRSWFDVLNRAKGLSSARPQPQKPQATNRASVVVNPFGKHISLFAESFAHAVPYSWRIARRSIGSGVAGHEGRREGSVHSVVVSPSAWSLI; from the coding sequence ATGAATCATGCGACCTGCAGACACGTATCGGAAACCACGCTGAAAAATTTCAAGCGTGACGCCAAAAAAATCAAACGCAGCCAAGGTATCTCCCACGCTCAGGCGCTGGATCTTGTCGCTGTGGAACATGGATTCCGTTCCTGGTTTGATGTTCTAAACCGCGCCAAAGGTCTCTCCTCCGCGCGTCCGCAGCCGCAAAAACCTCAAGCAACGAATCGCGCCAGCGTAGTCGTAAATCCTTTCGGCAAGCACATTTCCCTGTTCGCAGAATCTTTCGCTCATGCGGTGCCATACAGTTGGCGCATCGCACGACGCAGCATTGGCTCCGGCGTCGCCGGCCATGAGGGGCGTCGCGAGGGTTCAGTCCACTCCGTAGTCGTATCTCCCAGCGCCTGGTCTTTGATCTGA
- a CDS encoding LysE family translocator, producing the protein MELFFAVLLFAVSTTVTPGPNNIMVMASGVNFGVRRTLPHFLGICLGFPSMVAAVGLGLGTVFAQAPALHIIVKAVGVTYMLYLAWKIATTDTSIRADKDVKPMTFWQAAVFQWVNPKAWIMAIGAVAAFTTVSGDMSAQVAVIALAFLSVSFPCVGVWMLCGAILQKVLTQPRQQRVFNLTMSFLLVASIMPMIAANLSDVPV; encoded by the coding sequence ATGGAATTATTTTTCGCCGTACTGTTGTTTGCTGTTTCCACCACTGTTACCCCCGGGCCGAATAACATCATGGTGATGGCCTCCGGCGTCAATTTCGGCGTGCGCCGCACCCTGCCGCACTTCCTCGGTATTTGTCTGGGCTTTCCCTCCATGGTCGCCGCAGTAGGTCTGGGTCTGGGAACTGTATTCGCCCAGGCGCCGGCGCTGCATATCATCGTTAAAGCGGTGGGCGTGACTTATATGTTGTATCTGGCCTGGAAAATCGCCACGACGGATACGTCCATCCGCGCCGACAAAGACGTCAAGCCTATGACTTTCTGGCAGGCGGCGGTGTTTCAATGGGTGAACCCCAAAGCCTGGATCATGGCGATTGGCGCGGTGGCGGCTTTCACTACGGTCAGTGGCGATATGAGCGCGCAGGTGGCGGTGATCGCCCTGGCGTTTCTCTCCGTCAGCTTTCCCTGTGTCGGGGTGTGGATGCTGTGCGGCGCGATCCTGCAAAAAGTGCTGACTCAACCCAGACAACAGCGTGTGTTCAACCTGACTATGTCGTTTCTCCTGGTAGCCTCCATTATGCCGATGATCGCCGCCAACCTCAGCGACGTTCCGGTCTGA
- a CDS encoding DUF1127 domain-containing protein, with protein MAVAHFGKFGRNAAPSDSHSAHDAARHGLRDLIGKWRRNIDTRHQLSVMSDSMLDDIGLTREAAEAEARKPFWRD; from the coding sequence ATGGCCGTAGCACATTTTGGAAAATTCGGTCGGAATGCGGCGCCTTCCGACAGTCATAGCGCACATGACGCCGCAAGACATGGTTTGAGAGATTTAATTGGCAAATGGCGCCGTAATATCGATACCCGGCATCAGCTGTCAGTGATGTCGGACAGCATGCTGGATGACATTGGTCTGACCCGCGAAGCGGCGGAAGCAGAAGCCAGAAAGCCCTTCTGGCGCGACTAA
- a CDS encoding alpha-glucosidase, with protein sequence MKSSDPQLPGQRNNQRPQTQRPESTQDDWWKYGVIYQVNVRSFFDANNDGVGDIKGLTAKLDYFVELGVAAIALTPVFTSPMSDFGFDVSDYYSLDPAFGDLDDFDALIREANIRGLRVLLDIVISHTSVQHPWFLESKQDRNNPKADWYVWADAQADGTAPNNWQTTFGHPAWSWSSTRGQYYLHNATSRQADLNFHNSEVIAEVLNILQFWLERGVAGFRLDCPNLYTHDKKLRNNPARRNMAAIPEEALINPFEYQLQIYNQNRPETLPTLARIRRLCDRYEAALLGSVTSSATFEMLNIYSGSQEGLQMANIYEALPSVCNLPGLVDVVRTFEENCDQVWPYWMLNNHDVARLVSRWEGDHDAPRLAAIVLALHLSLRGTPVLFQGDELGLEEAYIPFDNLCDPYGKLSWPQYMGRDGCRTPLPWDDNLPHAGFSTHKPWLPIDPRHLSHAINVQQRDPESVLRRVQRFIQWREEQPEILLGSMSIIHADASVLLLLRKHKGARLLAAFNVSYEPAEIELNLPQPPEALSGHGFAGELRDNRIYLPPYEAFFGRLP encoded by the coding sequence ATGAAATCATCCGATCCGCAACTCCCGGGACAGCGGAACAATCAGCGGCCACAGACGCAACGACCTGAAAGCACACAGGATGACTGGTGGAAATACGGCGTTATTTATCAGGTCAATGTGCGCAGCTTTTTCGACGCCAATAATGATGGCGTCGGCGATATCAAAGGCCTGACCGCAAAACTGGACTATTTCGTCGAACTGGGCGTCGCCGCCATTGCGCTGACGCCGGTGTTTACTTCGCCCATGAGCGACTTCGGTTTTGATGTCAGCGACTACTACAGCCTCGACCCTGCGTTCGGCGATCTGGACGATTTCGATGCGTTGATCCGCGAAGCGAATATACGCGGCCTGCGAGTGCTGCTCGACATCGTCATCAGCCACACTTCCGTGCAGCATCCCTGGTTCCTGGAAAGCAAACAGGATCGCAACAACCCGAAAGCGGACTGGTATGTCTGGGCGGACGCTCAGGCGGACGGCACAGCGCCTAACAACTGGCAGACCACCTTTGGCCACCCGGCCTGGTCCTGGAGCTCCACCCGCGGCCAATACTATCTGCATAACGCCACCAGCCGGCAGGCGGACCTCAATTTCCATAACAGCGAAGTCATCGCTGAAGTGCTCAATATTCTGCAGTTCTGGCTGGAGCGCGGCGTCGCCGGCTTCCGTCTGGACTGCCCGAATCTGTATACCCATGACAAAAAGCTGCGCAATAACCCGGCGCGGCGCAATATGGCGGCGATTCCCGAAGAAGCGCTGATCAACCCGTTTGAATACCAGTTGCAGATCTATAACCAGAACCGACCCGAAACCCTGCCGACGCTGGCCCGCATTCGCCGCCTGTGTGATCGTTATGAAGCCGCTTTGCTGGGCAGCGTCACCAGCAGCGCCACCTTTGAAATGCTGAACATTTACAGCGGCTCGCAGGAAGGCCTGCAGATGGCCAATATTTACGAAGCCCTGCCCAGCGTCTGCAATCTGCCCGGTCTGGTGGACGTGGTGCGAACCTTCGAGGAGAACTGCGATCAGGTCTGGCCTTATTGGATGCTGAACAACCATGACGTCGCCCGCTTGGTGTCACGCTGGGAAGGCGATCATGACGCGCCCCGTCTGGCCGCCATAGTGCTGGCTCTGCATCTGTCGCTAAGGGGAACGCCAGTCCTGTTTCAAGGTGACGAGCTGGGTCTGGAGGAAGCCTATATTCCTTTCGATAACCTGTGCGACCCTTACGGCAAACTGTCCTGGCCGCAGTACATGGGACGCGACGGCTGTCGTACGCCGCTCCCCTGGGATGACAACCTGCCCCACGCGGGTTTCTCCACCCATAAGCCCTGGTTGCCCATAGATCCGCGTCACTTGTCCCACGCCATTAATGTGCAGCAAAGAGACCCTGAGTCCGTCTTGCGTCGCGTACAGCGATTCATTCAGTGGCGTGAAGAGCAGCCGGAAATACTATTGGGCTCTATGTCGATCATTCACGCAGACGCGTCGGTATTGCTGTTGCTGCGCAAACATAAAGGAGCGCGGTTGTTGGCCGCCTTCAACGTATCTTACGAGCCAGCGGAAATTGAGCTTAACCTGCCGCAACCACCAGAAGCGTTGAGCGGTCATGGCTTCGCCGGTGAGCTGCGGGACAATCGGATATATCTACCGCCCTACGAAGCGTTCTTTGGCCGTTTGCCCTGA